One Pelodiscus sinensis isolate JC-2024 chromosome 24, ASM4963464v1, whole genome shotgun sequence DNA segment encodes these proteins:
- the LOC102457504 gene encoding mucosal pentraxin-like — protein MAKLQLWILILAGVSGAVTQTDIEGQVFVFPKESADAHVILNMNHNGPLKNFTVCLRYFTDLTRPYSLFSYATRAKDNEILLFKDKPGVLSLTVGGQQVVFTVPENTGSSRWWEHVCASWESATGIAELWVNWNPLPRKGLQKGYSISNQGMIVLGQDQDSFGGGFDAKQSFVGELTDVYMWDLVTVMSDVRAASADSQLPPSVLSWGALQYQVKGYVVLKPLLR, from the exons ATGGCGAAGCTGCAACTGTGGATCCTCATCCTTGCTGGCGTCTCAGGAGCCGTCACCCAGACAG ATATCGAAGGGCAGGTGTTTGTTTTTCCCAAGGAATCTGCTGATGCCCATGTGATCCTGAACATGAATCACAACGGTCCCCTGAAGAACTTCACCGTGTGTCTCAGATACTTTACAGACCTGACCCGACCCTACAGTCTCTTCTCCTATGCGACCAGAGCCAAGGACAACGAGATCCTCCTCTTCAAAGACAAACCTGGGGTGCTCTCGCTGACTGTTGGGGGGCAACAGGTGGTCTTCACGGTCCCAGAAAACACAGGCTCAAGCAGATGGTGGGAGCACGTCTGTGCCAGCTGGGAATCTGCCACTGGCATAGCCGAGCTCTGGGTGAACTGGAATCCCTTACCTAGGAAGGGGCTGCAGAAAGGCTACTCCATCAGCAACCAGGGTATGATTGTCCTGGGGCAGGACCAGGACTCCTTTGGGGGTGGGTTTGATGCCAAGCAGTCATTTGTAGGGGAACTCACTGACGTGTATATGTGGGACCTGGTCACTGTGATGTCTGATGTGCGCGCTGCCAGCGCTGATTCCCAGTTGccaccctctgtcctgagctGGGGCGCTTTGCAGTATCAGGTTAAGGGCTATGTGGTATTGAAACCCCTGCTGAGATAA